taatatgtattggGATGAATGTGTACTGGAAAGCTGACAACTTCTTATGAGGACTTCAAAACTAATAATAGCAAACAGATGTGGAGATCTGAAATTAATAATGGAAAAACAGAAAAACTGAAAGGCACCAAAGTTGATACATTTATCCACCCCAAATTGATGGGACCATTTATGCCACAAACTTTTTCTGCTTTGTTATAACCATCAACAGTGAGAAATAGCCATTTTAAGTTCTCATTGTTTACTTTCCAAATTCAAGCCATTTCCAAATTTATTCATATTTTGGACAGAAGTGTTTGATTCTTTCAGTGAAACTTGTGGCTACAatttcacagtgtgtgtgtgtgtgtgtgtgtgtgtgtgtgtgtgtgtgtctgctgcaAACTGGAACGAAACAGGAGTAGCAGTACTGAAGGCACAGCTGACAAAAACAGGATAGATTGTTCCTAGTCGGGAACCATCTATATCATGCTTTATCTCAGCGGCTAGGGTGTTCTTTATGCAATTCCTGCATTCTGGATGTGGGGTGAGGTTTTTGTTTCTGATATCTGCCACAGGACAGTCTGTCTCAAAAATGTTTTCTAAAGAACCCTGAAGCTTATTTTTTTACCCCCTCTCCCTAACTCTGGTGTTTGCGTGCATTTGACATATCAgtacatattttatttgttttgtttgtacttTCTTTGAGGGATAGTCATTTattagtgcatttttaaaaaaatctacctaCCTTCCTACCCTGACAAAGTCAAGAAAACTTGCTAAAtgaattccccaccaccaccactcttctTCTGTTGACTTAACATACGAGCAGCAACCTGGACATGAATATTTACTTCCCATTGTTGCTGTTAAATTCaaaattattccttccttcccttattTCCTTTGTAAAACATTCTCATTGGGGTCAACACATGCAGCCGTTTTAGCATATCTACTCTTCCATGTGAGTGTCTTTCTTACCTGTATTGAAACCAGCAGCTGCTGTCTTTTCTTCACATCTCCCAGCATTCGAGGCATTTTAACCTATCTTCTATAGCCCCTTGGGAGTGAACTACTGAAGCTGCCTCTCACCACAGCTCCTATCAGCAAGAGGTTTGGTGAACATTCAGCCTGATTTACTTGCCCAAAAATTGGGAGGTTAGACATTATTGACTGTTTATTGAAAATTCATTCTGACTGGTTTGCAGAGAGGTTATATGACCTTGCATCAGGTGTCCTTCCATACTTTCCTTTGCATTTTCCTGACACTTTCCCtattaccacacacacaaaaaggttggggagggggagatgaacCAGCTTTATTGCACAGACTTTGACTGAGCTGCCTAAATTTGCCAATATATGACTGAATCCcactgaaaatagcaacagtctgaaaGCACTGTGGATGATGCAGAATCTTTTTCTAAGCTCATGGGCGGATTGAGAgcagtgcttggaatgaactagttGAGCTCTATGAAGTTTACTGAAATAGTTTAAAAATCTCCGAACTACACCTGAAAGTTGAGCCCATAATTGGCAGGTGAACTAAGGTGGATTCAGTTAATTTGGGGGTTCAACTCCAAATGATTTCATCTTCCTGTCTATTCCCTCTTCTTCCCACAGCAAGAGGCCCAGACTcctagctttcatttaaaaagtccATCAGACATCTAcaaagaaagttagaaagcaaactgTGGAGACAATGTCCGAAGTCTTATTAAGTGGATACAGAGGTGCTGCTGTTGCTAAGGGTGCTTAGTCACTTAACCATGTTTGCTAAGCAACCAGAATAAAGGATTGTGTGCCATTTCCTGTATCTTCTCTGCTGAAGAGAGTCACTCTCTTCCAACAGGAGCAGCTTGCAGCAGAAAGCACAAATAAagcaaaggaacaaaacaaaTGATGTTTTGTTGGCACAATTTAAGCAGAGTAAACAATTTTtagtatggaaatacaattatgtgGCAAGGTTCATCTGTTGACATTCTCTCTATTAGGCATCTTGTGAGTGGTCCCTGATTACCCTGTAGTTCAGCCCAGGAGCTTCTAACTTTCTGAATGCTGAAGGTTTTTGTTCTTTTGCAGAAGATGAACACTTTATGAACTAAAAAGTTCATTTGAATGAATGTGAGCAGAACTAGCTTGTCTTATAAAATGATGAACTTGAACTGAAATGAACTTTCGAAGCCCTGGTTGAAAGTTTACTGAGGGTTTGGATTTGGTGCACACATAGGCCACCTGTGAATCCAGCAGTtgtatttgttgcattttttCATACTTTGGTTACTGGTTGTTGTTGGGGCTCTTTCCTGAAGACAAATCAGCTCTTAATTATCCAGTAATAACTTCTACATCTCCTCTTCCCCTATATGATCTTCATTCTTGATTGGCCAAGAGGAATTCATCCTTTTAAATCAAATTTTGCCCTCATTGTCACCATCTTTGAAGAAGTTTCTGGATTTTAATACAGTTAGATTTTAATACAGCAAAAAGGAAAGGTATTGTTCCATGTTaatgaatgaaaaaaatatttttgtaagaTGTATGATAATGCAAGGTGGTCTTCAAATAGTATTAGGGATCCATAGAGGCCGAGAGAAATAAATAACAAGAAAGGGGCTGTGTTGAGGATATGTGTTGAGGAACTTTGGAGCACTAGGTTCATTTGTGGGCTAGAAATAAGAACCTTTATGAGAAAAATCTTGTTATTCTCAGTTCAGTGCAGATCAGTACTGAGAGCTGTAGTGGCAAGAGGTGACTCTGGAGTGTGCAAGGTAGAGTTTCGCTGATGAGTAGATTGTCCACCTGGCATGTCTATGggtggaaaaagaaaagcagcagcaaaagccagcaagggACAGCAATCATTGATGAGTTCAGTGCTGCAGTGGAGAAAgataaaaccaatttaaaattaGGATTtttggcttcctgtttccggcggtgagaaatggctgactcccatacccCAGcagtgccagtaattcagggctggtatgggggtaattagccctggcagacttccTAGGATGGGGGAGGAGTGTCTTGTAGACCCGCAGATTatccgagattgtcagcttgcatcaaggtggaggcggcaggacactgggtcccagagcacaacaCAGCCGGCACTCTccaaagccactctcatagccagaaatatctgtttgataagataattagatttggacaataaacatagtctggaccaaagaagactgagaaaaaacctgcagatttgTACAGTCCCTGGCTAGGGCTTCAAGGCTCggagacttcaaagagattctcgtcatggtgtttggattaagGAGCTATTGGcacaatctttttttctttacaataCTTTAAATTGGTCTTTCTATGCCTAGCCTCATTAAGCaacctaatttattttgaggagtacagatggacttctattgaTTGGATATTCAATTGCGCAGCTTTATTtggtttgaaagacttgataaagaaaagaagaaacaagatggcgcttgataatgacgcagcacagaaaaatgtgaGTTCCTCCCTGGTTCGAAGGAAGTGGAGGTgtttgctggctgactttgtagtgatttgagacaataatttgggataacatgcAGTGCAGCTGTTTGCAGAGTTTCTTCATTAagtgcgagagagaaggctaaatggatgtctagcagcccccctcctaGGGCCCAGGAGGAGGGAATGTGTCATCTCCGAAAGCCGATTGATCGTCAAAtgatttatatctgtggaatacagtttatTTACATTGCAAGATGCAAACAGTATGCCTTACATCAAATGACAAatttggacaacagcctggatgggaaaacaaaataaaaaaatcattccagtagcaccttagagaccaactaggtttgtcataggtatgagctttcgtgagcatgcacacttcttcagatacactgaaacagaagtcaccagaccctatgtatagtcagagggtggggagggtattactcagaaggggggtgggaatgggtgattggctgataggagtggaaacctgttgatgactgttaacgactgttaacgagtGCAAtaggtcttgcaggaaaaagcaagggctgaggaaaaagcaagggctgaggtgctaagccCGGATGGGAGTAACTCAACAACTTAATAACACAGgagttgctgcatcattaaacattaaatgagGACTTGGGCAACAGCCTGGAtcggaagattggaatgaagtcaggaaaagctgcactggtaaatagacagttggaaaaatacatatttacaaataaagctttaCTCGATGGATGTAAAGATATATGATttttgacatgattgagaatcgcacagccagggacggagaactttaaagtgttaaaatcggaatgtggaaaataggagaacaacaacaagaaggcagGAAGACAACAAGAAGACAACAAGAAGGCAGGTCCAGACTACGGGAAgcctggaaaaaaattaataattaataatttggattacaattttgtctcttttttcgtttgttgtttttaattggattatgattacatgttgattggctgtttttattggaaaattaattaaaatgattttaaaaaaagaagtaaagtGGATAACGAAGATGTgtttaaatattacaaaatagaaaattaataaaagatattattaaaaaaaagaaaactaagaTTTTGGGTGGTGGAATTTCTGCATAGCCTGAGCAAATTTGGTGGCAGTTTTGGAAGTGGAGTTGGGTTTAGGGACAATAGCACCAGTGGGGGAGCAATCAGCTGGCCGTAAGGGCAAGAATTACATGTCCCACAGGCCACAAGTACCTGGTCACttatgagctagatggactaatggcatGACTTGGTATGTGCcatatatgtatttatatgtatTTTCCTTATGAGGAACCGAAGTTAACAATGACTTTGCAATGCTACTCAATCTGAGCTTTCAACCTAAGTGTTCCATATACAAGTCAACCATTTTCTCCATTGAACTACACTTAGATATGGAGTTGAGTCTTAAAGTGGCCGTGTAAATATTTACTTACGCCAGAAAAGTCCTTGGAGAATTGAAACTTTATAAACTTACAGCCAGTTCTCTGAGGGTGAACATCCCTTGAAAATTGAAGCATATATGTGCAAGACTCTTGGCCCAGATCAACAATTGCCTCCTCTTAAGGGACAACTTTATCTTTGGGGAACCAAGTATCTTTCTCTGGTGCATAAACTTGTAAAGTCCTAAAGCATCTTTCATGGCCGTCAGAGAATTATGTTAACTTGTGCATGTCTCATAAGAGATCTCCTAGTTTTAACAAGCCTCTAAGGCATTCTGTCTTGAAATTATTTGTCTCAACAGAGGGCGGGGGGTGCGGAGAGAGAACCTTTGCCTCCTTAACAACTTTTCTCACCATCTTATCCATAAATCCCAATAGGATGTTACTTATTTATATTTAAGAAAGTTCTACAGAACTTCCCAAAATCAGAGAAAGCATCTCAAGGTCCTAAGAGAGGGACAATTTCAAGGTTATTTCTCATCCTTAAAGAAAACAGTAGCTGTTGCAGTGTTTGTTAGCATCACTTTCCCCAGAGATGTAATGTATTAGAATTTGAAAGAACTAATTACCGTCTTATAATcgaggaaggaaggacagatcctgaagctgaggctccaatactttggccacctcatgagaagagaagactccctggaaaagaccctgatgttgggaatgatggagggcactaagagaaggggacggcagaggacgagatggttggatagtgttctcgaagctaccaacatgagtttgaccaagctgcgggaggcagtggaagacaacaATCGAGGAAGAGGGACAGTCTATACTAAATATTGTGATggataaataccctgtttctaatattttaagacatacccataaaataagccatagcaggatttttaagcattcaaggaatataagccataccccgaaaataagacatagtgataggcgcagcagcaatgccggccgcggcaggaggaggaggaaaaaaataagacatcccttgaaaataagccatagtgtgtttttttgaggaaaaaataaatataagacgtgtcttataatatgagaaacacggtatcagtcaccaccacccctccaaaaGCATTCCCCCAAACAAAGGTTGGTGTCCAATGAACAGGCCCAGCAACCCATTAGTGACCTAATCATCCACACACTTGGGCTGCTGTGTGGTTTTACTGTGGTGCTTTAATTATTTGATTCGTTTATCAAGAAGTTTTCATTCTTTTCCACAAGTCAGAAGTACATTAGCACAAATGAGCAAAATTTTGCAGGCATAATTCTAAACCATGATTCTATAACCAAGCCTCTCCCAAAAGTACTATCACTCTCTAAACCTTTGTTTCCATAGCCATATTCACAATGCTCTTGCTAGAAAAACAATTGACTAAAATTATTCAAATCATTCAGTTGTAAAACAATCTCTTTGTACTGTTCCACCTGTGAATTTTATGAAACTGATTTTTGCTGTGACTGAGGACTCCTCCTGATATAAAGCTCTTTATCAATCAATGACTGGCTATTCCCTAATAAGAGGGACTGCTCAGTTTGTAGCGCATCCTTGTTCCAGTAACAATAACGGTTCTTATTTCTGGACTATATTGCCACATATTTACCTAGTGCTCCAAAGTTTCTCAACACATACCCTGCCCCTTTCCAGTTATTTATTTCTCTTGGCCTCTATGGatccttaatacagtggtaccttggtttaagtacacaattggttccggaagtctgtacttaacctgaagcgtacttaacctgaagcgaactttcccattgaagtggattaatccattccagacgagtcctcagagtacttaaactgaaagtactcaaactgaagcgtacttaaaccgaggtatgactgtaccaaatGAAGACCATGTATCATATAATATACAGGAGAAGTTAAACACGATActgtcttctctccccccccccaatcatataTTTCTCCAGTCTTGTGGGACTATTTCCTCTGAGGGCACCTTTATATAGGGCACCTGGTTTTCTGCTTGCTGCACCTTCTTGTTTGGATTGCCCTGCCTGAGATATACGAGTTCTATATGTGATGTGGTCTCTTTTCAAATCCGCAGGGAATATGGGATCTATCAGGTTCAGAATACACAAGAAAACCAGGGAAGGGTTATTTCTATGGTTTCATTATTCTAAAATTTTCCAATAATGATCCAGCAGAAACCTGGTCTTTTGTGAAGgttggcatttattattattgcatagaAGAAAATTTATAAAATTAAGTGCTTTTACTTCCATCATTTCTCCTTCCAGTGTTTCAACCACCATCTGAAGAACATACACCACAGTATGAAAGCAGCTTGAGACTTGCTGCTCTCTGATCTTTAAATTTTTGTCCTTCTTTACTCAAAATGATCGCTATAGGGAATGAGAGAAaggagcacaaaacttttctttcCTAAAGTTTAGGAGTCTGGCTTTGTATGAGAATGTGAACTCCCTTGTGACTGCTATTAgacagggatggagggaagtGTGAAGTACCAGTACTTGATGATGACAAGCAAGCCCCTAACTTTTGGTATACTTACGTGACTTCTCTGAGTGGTGAGAAGTTCTGGGGGATGCAGTGTTCACGTGGCTTTAGATGCCTTTGGAAATAATTCACAGGAGAATTATGGCGCTTTGTGacatttcagtttatttatttaatatatatacatGCATACAGAATCTTAGACTAGACGCAGATTATTGTttattcacacacccacacccacacactcaAATACAGAAATAAGTAAATAcagaataattaaataaaatactgtaaaataaaataagtaaataccAAAAATAATTACATATATGTTACATTTTACAATAAAGCAAAAAGGTTGCAAGGATGAATATTATGCTGGAAGTTCTTGTTCCAGAATGAAAAAGAGACTCCCCTTCTATTAATCTATGTGACAGTTTTCTATTTGTTACTCTGAAACATATAAATGTAATCATTTTTTATATCCCAGATTTTCTCAAACCAGTGAGATACTAAAAGAGTTGTGCCCCCTCACATTCTAGCAATACATATTTTTGCTGCAGAAAAGTTTAGTGCCACTTCTAAATATTCCTCTAGAGCTATGTTTTTCAAATATCCCAGTAAGAGGCATTTGAGATCATGTGATAATTTCCAACCAATTATCAAATTACATAATTGCATACCCCCTTAAAATGAATTATTGGACAGTCTGCTTGGAgttaagatcaaacctatccattctgaaggaaatcagccctgagtgctcactggaaggacagaagttgaagctgaggctccagtactttggccacctcatgagaagagaagactctcttgAAAggaccctggtgctgggaaaaattgagggcacaaggagaaggggacggcagaggaggagatggtctgacagtgttctcgaagctaccaacatgagtttgaccaaactgcgggaggcagtggaagacaggagtgcctggcatgctatggtccatggggtcacatagagtcggacacgactaaacgactaaacaacaacgacaacaaataAATTTGATTTAATGTGTGTGGAACCCCACACAGACAGTATTAGTATAGTTAtgtaagaaaatgtttaaatatttcttaGTGACACAATCTCAGCTTCCACAGCCACCGCCTGTCATGAACCACCACGGACAAGATTGGCAGAAACTGCAGCAGATACATTCTATGCTTATGAAAATATTCTATTTTCTGGTTAATTGTACTGGTTTAAGTggtttatatttgacttcctttagtaacattttattttgaaaagcttaatgtatttttgttaacTTTTCTTGATTAGATATTCATTCTGCAGTTGAACTCcttcttaatgttttattttgaaatctttaaggtaATGTCTTAGTTTCCTGtttattatgttgctttgaatgtttaTTTTATACGTGGCTTTCATTCGTAATCTTTTGTACTGGATTGTTCtgtctgatattttaatgtgttgtaaaccgctttgagattattttcttaaaaatataaagcaacaTAGAAATGAGAGGAATAATGATGATGAGGACAGTAGAATTGCATTGAGTTCCTCTCTCTTGTTACAATCTCACATGACATCCTCTACCTATAGATATTACCATGGGGCGAGACGCTGCATGGGGGTCGTACATTAGCTACCTCTGCTGCTATCAGCCTGTTCCTGTCATCCCCATGGTCTAACTTTAATGAAGACTGCTGGCTGTCAAAccttttggggggaaaacacTCTTCTTCGAAAGGCTCTCCTCAGTGCCTCTTTCAGATCCTTGTTTCTCATGCTATAGATCAGAGGGTTCAGTAGGGGAGTGACAAAGGTGTAGACCACAGACACCACTCGACCCTCCTGTGGTGAGTAGCTGGAGTTGGGCCGTAAGTATATGAAACTGCAACAGCCGTACTGTAGGAGGACAACCATCAAGTGGGAGGAGCAAGTGGAGAAGGCTTTTTGCTGGCCTTCAGCAGAACGGATTTGCAAAATGGCCACCGCAATGAAGCTATATGAGATACAGATTAGAAGGAAGGGTATGGTGATGACTACAACACTAACTATGAAGATAACCGCTTGTTGGATGTGGATGTCACTACAACCCAACTGCAGAATGACTGGGATGTCACAGAAGAAGTGATTGATTTCATTTTGGCCACAGAATGGCAAGCGGAAAATAAGGGTGGTCAGTTGTAGAGACAACACAAAACCCAGCAGCCAGGATACCACGACAAGGGAAGTACATACTGTTTTGTTCATGATGAGCATGTAGCGCAGCGGATGGCAAATTGCCACGTATCTATCGTATGCCATGATGGCCAGTAGGACACAATCAGCTCCTCCTAGGAAGACAAAGAAGAACATTTGGGTTCCACAGCCACTTAAGGAAATGGTGGCACTTTTCCTGGACAGAAGGTTGGCCAAAGCCAATGGAGCAATGGCAGAAGAGTAGCAGATCTCCAGAGCTGCCAGGTTGCCCAAGAAGAAATACATGGGGTTATGGAGAGAGTGGTCGACATGGACAATAAGCACGACAGCAGCGTTCCCACAGAGGCTGAGGACGTAGAagagcagaaagagaaggaaaatgacCAGCTGTGTCTCAAGCAAGGTGGAGAAGGGACGGAAATAGAATTCAGTTTGGTTTTCATATCCCATGAAGATGGTAAAGAGGAcctgaaaggaaaataaagatctGGGTCAATGAGTTACCTTAGCTCAGCAGTCAGGATACCCTCATCCTGCAACCTGGCTTCCTAAAATAACGTGTCTGCACCAACTCTTTTCAGTTCTTAGTACATAAAaggttatacagtactgtatagaacATTCAGATGGGGAGCATTCCTTCAgcaatctattttatttttcctcagagGACTGCACTTCCCGTACTGGTACAATTCATACATTGAAATTCATACATGTTGCCTTCAGTGCTGTGGATGAAACATAGCAGGAAGCAAACACAGAAGAAGCACAACACTCCAGATAGTCAATTGCTTCTCTTTTTGAGACATTATTCAAATATAAGTATGCTTGGTTAATGTTTTGCACATTATTGTCCAAAAGAGTCATTTGCTCTCCTCAATTAAATGTCAAAATAGTATTTTACTTTAGTCTGCATATCATGGCCGATTTCGAAATACACATTCAACTTGAACCGAAACAAAATATATGTTTAATAATGATTGGGAGACAGTGACATGAACTACTTACACTTGTATGGTTCTTGGCATCAGCCCttcattagtattattatttttgtgaggaggaattaaagaaccttttaatgagggtgaaagaggagagcgcaaaatatggtctgaaacgcaacaacaacaaaaccaagatcttggccactggtcccatcacctcctggcaaaatagaggcagtgagagattttactttcttgggttccatgatcactgcagatggtgacagcagtcacgaaattaaaagacgcctgcttcttgggagaaaagcaatgacaaacctagacagcatcttaaaaagcagagacatcaccttgccgacaaaggtccgtatagttaaagctacggttttcccagtagtgatgtatggaagtgagagctggaccataaagaaggctgatcgccgaagaattgatgcttttgaattatggtgctggaggagactcttgagagtcccatggactgcaagaagatcaaacctatccattctgaaggaaatcagccctgagcgctcactggaaggacagatcgtgaagctgaggctccaatactttggccacctcatgagaagagaagactccctggaaaagaccctgatgttgggaaagatggagggcacaaggagaaggggacaacagaggatgaggtggttggacagtgttcttgaagctaccaacatgagtctgaccaaactgcgggaggcagtggaagacaagaatgCCTGGCGagctccggtccatggggtcacgaagagtcggacatgactaaacgactaaacaacaacaacaaagttagaAGGGGAACCGCAATTGACTTTACATGGTATCTGGAGTGTTGTGCTTCTTCTGTGTGTGCTTCCTGCTATGTTTCACCCACAGCACTGAAGGCAACACTCCATGTGACAAACTGGACTCTTTTTAATTGTTGGCACTTGTGAAATTTACACTTTCCATTGGAAGCTCTGCTCCATCAGTTGATGTGGGTGTTACTACTCCAAGCTAAATTTATGGGGTTGATTTTAACCCTGTatctttttattcttttctgAGGAGTACAGAACGATTGTTTATCCCACTATAACTGTACAGACAAACACATAAAGGTAACCATTCAAATTCATAGCATTCATGCTAGGATGAAAAATTTAGGCAAAATGCCCAGTTAATGGAGAAAGGCAGATAGGCATTTTACATGTAGCCCAATTGACCAAGTTCAATGGGAAATGCACACTGGGTCGGAACCTTGGCTCAAGTAATTTTGAGGCACATTAGATGTGACAGCAAAGCTCCAATGTACTCTAAAAACATACCTCCAGACTATTCTGTTAAACGCATATAGTACTCATCTAAGCTGGAATGGGGTTTTTCCAGCTCTGATAATGTGGCAGTTTCAATGGAGTATGCATCGGATGGTAGGGGAAATAgatcacatttaaaaaataataataataaagtagcgAAACCTATTTAGAAAAGCACTGGATGTGAAATCCATATGCATTCATTTGTCATATTTAGGATATTTTGAGGATCTTATTCGATCAAAACACTGAAAGTCAATGGGCAGGAACTGATGGATGAAAGCATCTGCTACATTGAATGTGTTTAGGGTTAAATCATGGTTCAGAGGAAAAGAAATTTAAGAAATAGATTGCAGCTATCTGAAGAATGAACAAGTATCTGCTTCTCCATTTATTCAGAACAATCTCAACAGTATTTTGGCTATGATCTTGAAAAATCTGGAGCTTcttctcccctttctttttcacTGCACAGAATCTGGttttgtacacaccatacattttgtACACACAACCACATTCCCCATGTCCCAGaaaaaagaatcctaggaactgtacaTTTTACTCACCACAAGGGTACAATACCCACCACCCTTAAACTGCAGTTCCTAGGATGGTGGGGAACATGCTATAAATGCCATTTACGTGTATGATGTCTACACAACCTATGCATTTTGATTCTAGAGTCTGGAATCTCATACACTAaggatggggggaaaggaaaatgcaTGCTGAATAGAAAACTTGTTGAATAGAGAATGAAAGGCTTATGAAGTAGGCAAGTGGATAGAATCCACATCCACAGAAATGACTTACTTGGATACTCCTGGTGCTGGACTGCCAAGGGAAATCTACAGGCATTTGCTGTTGCTCTGTAACCAGAAAGGGAAAAGCGAGTGGTGTTGATAGACCACAAATAGTGGCAAAGTTCACAACTGCTCCTTTCACAATGAATAGTGGCAACGTTCACAACCAAGGAATGAAGGGCTAAGAGAGCATCCCTTTGGCACATCCATTTTGTTTCCTGGTTGTGAAGACCCTCCTTTAGAAAGCATGCAAAGACCCTTAAGGGAGCAAGAGTGAGGAGAGAAAATTTTCTTTCCTGGAGTGCAGGCATTAGGCTTTATATGAGAGAGTGAACTCTCTTGTGGCTGCTCTTACACAGGAATGGAAGGAAGTGTGAAGTACTTGATGATAAAAAAAGTAAGACTCTAACTATTGGTATACTTTCATGACTTCTCTGAGTGGAGAGAAGTTCTGGGAGATGCAGTGTTCACCTGGGTTTAGATGCCTTTGGAAATAATTCACAGGAGAATTATGGTGCTTTGTGACATTTCAGTTAGTTTATTTAACatacggtacatacatacataatcttAGACTAGAGGCAGATTattgtttatacacacacacacacacacacacacacacactacagaaataattaaatacagaataagcaaataaaataagtaagtaCCAAAAAATTACATATATGATACATTTTACAATAAAGCAAGAATGTTGTAAGGATTAATATTATGCTGGAATATATTGCTCCAGCATGAAAAAGAGACTCCCCTTCTACAAATCTATGTGATAGTTTGTTATTTGTTACTCTGAAACTTTTCAATTTAATCATTGCTTATATCCCAGATTTTCACAAACCAGTGAAATACTAAAAGAGCTGTGGTCCTGTCCCCATCCCCCACCTTCTAGCAATGTATATTTCTGCTGC
The nucleotide sequence above comes from Zootoca vivipara chromosome 1, rZooViv1.1, whole genome shotgun sequence. Encoded proteins:
- the LOC118079784 gene encoding olfactory receptor 10V1-like; the protein is MGYENQTEFYFRPFSTLLETQLVIFLLFLLFYVLSLCGNAAVVLIVHVDHSLHNPMYFFLGNLAALEICYSSAIAPLALANLLSRKSATISLSGCGTQMFFFVFLGGADCVLLAIMAYDRYVAICHPLRYMLIMNKTVCTSLVVVSWLLGFVLSLQLTTLIFRLPFCGQNEINHFFCDIPVILQLGCSDIHIQQAVIFIVSVVVITIPFLLICISYSFIAVAILQIRSAEGQQKAFSTCSSHLMVVLLQYGCCSFIYLRPNSSYSPQEGRVVSVVYTFVTPLLNPLIYSMRNKDLKEALRRAFRRRVFSPQKV